The following are from one region of the Streptomyces changanensis genome:
- a CDS encoding MFS transporter — MEPAHVLRRPYVARLLAGTMIARLPTGMAPVALLLLVADQGGALSTAALLCAAYGLASALGQPALGRLVDRHGQTAVTCAATLCTSIALLTLPHLDAADQKVLFAGAVLLAGAATPPMEANLRALWPSVLTDPAQRRAALALDTGSQGLIFIAGPPLVAALTAVTGPSTALSATAVLGLAGAAVVLTSAPSRRWRPVATAPSGFLGPLRSPGLAALFIALTGTGVALGAHTVWAVSLAERTQTAALSGLVPAALSVGSLIGGALYGRRAWPGSITVQLLISSGAFAAGWLSLLAHPGALAAIGVSALPGLFLTALVTSSFLTVDAHAPDGTVTEAYAWLIAAIGIGQAAGTALAGPLAAHTQLGAGLPAAGALFTLAVLLPARRRIHVPGPPVRRGRHRRVPAHAARPA; from the coding sequence ATGGAGCCCGCGCACGTACTGCGCAGGCCGTATGTCGCGCGGCTTCTGGCGGGCACGATGATCGCGCGCCTGCCCACCGGCATGGCGCCTGTCGCGCTCCTGCTCCTGGTCGCCGACCAAGGCGGGGCGCTGTCGACGGCAGCCCTCCTGTGCGCCGCGTACGGGCTGGCCTCCGCGCTCGGGCAGCCAGCCCTCGGACGCCTCGTGGACCGCCATGGACAGACGGCCGTGACCTGTGCCGCGACCCTCTGCACCAGTATCGCGTTGCTCACCCTGCCCCACCTCGACGCAGCTGACCAGAAGGTGCTGTTCGCCGGGGCGGTCCTCCTCGCCGGTGCAGCGACACCGCCGATGGAGGCGAACCTCCGGGCGCTGTGGCCGAGCGTGCTAACCGATCCGGCACAGCGCAGAGCCGCGCTCGCCCTCGACACCGGATCACAGGGGCTGATCTTCATCGCGGGCCCACCGCTGGTCGCCGCCCTCACCGCGGTCACCGGCCCGAGTACCGCCTTGTCCGCGACAGCCGTCCTCGGCTTGGCCGGAGCCGCGGTCGTCCTCACCTCCGCTCCTTCCCGGCGCTGGCGTCCGGTCGCGACCGCGCCGTCCGGCTTCCTCGGGCCGCTGCGCTCGCCGGGGTTGGCCGCCCTCTTCATCGCCCTGACGGGGACCGGTGTCGCCCTCGGCGCCCACACCGTGTGGGCGGTCTCGCTCGCCGAGCGCACCCAGACCGCTGCCCTGTCCGGGCTCGTTCCCGCCGCACTGTCCGTGGGCAGCCTCATCGGCGGCGCCCTTTACGGACGTCGGGCCTGGCCCGGCAGCATCACCGTCCAACTCCTGATCTCCTCGGGAGCATTCGCCGCCGGCTGGCTGTCGCTGCTCGCCCACCCCGGTGCCCTCGCGGCCATCGGCGTCTCAGCGTTGCCGGGCTTGTTCCTGACCGCCCTGGTCACCAGCTCGTTCCTGACTGTGGACGCCCACGCCCCGGACGGAACCGTCACCGAGGCGTACGCCTGGCTGATCGCCGCCATCGGCATCGGCCAGGCCGCGGGCACCGCCCTCGCCGGCCCGCTCGCCGCCCACACGCAGCTCGGCGCCGGGCTCCCCGCCGCAGGCGCGCTGTTCACCCTCGCCGTACTCCTCCCCGCGCGCCGCCGGATCCACGTGCCCGGGCCCCCCGTACGACGGGGCCGGCACCGCCGTGTCCCGGCACACGCCGCCCGGCCGGCCTGA
- a CDS encoding glycosyltransferase family 2 protein: protein MTVVIATQLRPDRLPYLQEMHASLARQTVPWEAVLVLDGADPDRLPPTIAADRRVRTLALPRPVGAACARNLGLSEVRTEFVNWADDDDVLPDWSLGVRLDAFTDRLGWVAGYSEDLLPDGTTRLWECPTPPGFHDAGDVVTYWPRPQDTIPIGPTTILARTRLMRAAGGMGGLVQGEDYMAAVGVTALAPGVLLPLPVYKYRKHDGQMTQGARYDELELAARRHAHAFGHALRNTFVAARAA from the coding sequence ATCACCGTCGTCATCGCCACCCAGCTTCGCCCCGACCGACTGCCCTACCTGCAGGAGATGCACGCGAGCCTCGCGCGCCAGACCGTGCCGTGGGAAGCGGTTCTCGTCCTCGACGGCGCCGACCCCGACCGGCTGCCTCCCACGATCGCCGCTGACCGGCGGGTCCGGACCCTGGCTCTGCCCCGCCCGGTCGGTGCCGCCTGCGCCCGCAACCTCGGCTTGAGTGAAGTGCGGACGGAGTTCGTGAACTGGGCAGACGATGACGACGTCCTCCCCGACTGGAGCCTGGGCGTACGGCTCGACGCATTCACCGACCGGCTCGGGTGGGTCGCCGGGTACAGCGAGGACCTCCTGCCGGACGGCACCACCCGCCTGTGGGAGTGCCCGACGCCGCCCGGCTTTCACGACGCCGGCGATGTCGTCACCTACTGGCCACGCCCGCAGGACACCATCCCGATCGGGCCCACCACCATCCTGGCCCGCACCCGTCTGATGCGCGCGGCAGGCGGCATGGGCGGCCTCGTCCAGGGCGAGGACTACATGGCGGCCGTCGGCGTCACCGCCCTGGCCCCCGGCGTCCTGCTGCCCCTGCCCGTCTACAAGTACCGCAAGCACGACGGGCAGATGACGCAGGGCGCGCGGTACGACGAGCTGGAGCTCGCCGCCCGGCGCCACGCCCACGCCTTCGGACACGCCCTGCGCAACACCTTCGTCGCGGCCCGGGCCGCGTGA
- a CDS encoding ATP-binding protein — protein sequence MSHRRASATPLFTPHGIDRAQRRALRKQTARAEARARSAAGATTDQQPVEAPFPEAVYPPAGRPGPASARGSRLKLPAHRMTTAVASAAYPFLAEGGLGADGIYIGRDLHAEGSFTFDPFSLYGRVEGFTNPNVLLAGVIGQGKSALAKSLALRSVAFGYRVYVPCDPKGEWTAVAQALGGASIALGPGLPGRLNPLDAAPRPASVPEAEWEGEVRKRRLLLLGSLARTVLGRDLLPMEHTVLDVALDAAVTRATDSGRPPLLGDVAHALADGPGLELAGGLLSGRLGDAARDLAHAMRRLVFGDLAGMFDAPSTTVFDPYRPMLSIDLSRLGGTDDAALVLAMTCASAWMEAALTDPHGGRRWVVYDEAWRLMRHPALLMRMQAQWKLSRGLGIANLMVIHRLSDLLSAGDAGSQSRALAEGLLADCSTRVIYRQETDQLAAAAGLLGLTSVETGALSHLTRGRGLWKVAGRSFVVQHQLHPAELQLFDTDARMH from the coding sequence GTGTCCCACCGCCGCGCCAGCGCGACCCCCCTGTTCACCCCGCACGGCATCGACCGCGCCCAGCGCCGCGCCCTGCGCAAGCAGACCGCCCGCGCCGAAGCCCGCGCCCGAAGCGCCGCTGGCGCCACCACCGACCAGCAGCCGGTCGAAGCCCCCTTCCCCGAGGCCGTCTACCCGCCCGCCGGGCGGCCCGGGCCCGCCTCCGCCCGCGGCAGCCGCCTCAAGCTTCCGGCCCACCGCATGACCACCGCCGTCGCGAGCGCCGCCTACCCCTTCCTCGCCGAAGGCGGCCTCGGGGCCGACGGCATCTACATCGGCCGCGACCTCCACGCCGAGGGCAGCTTCACCTTCGACCCCTTCTCCCTGTACGGCCGCGTCGAAGGGTTCACCAACCCCAACGTGCTGCTCGCCGGGGTGATCGGACAGGGCAAGTCGGCGCTCGCCAAGAGCCTGGCACTGCGCTCCGTCGCCTTCGGCTATCGGGTGTACGTGCCGTGCGACCCGAAAGGCGAGTGGACGGCCGTCGCCCAGGCACTGGGCGGCGCCTCCATCGCCCTGGGCCCGGGCCTGCCCGGCCGGCTCAACCCGCTGGACGCGGCACCGAGGCCGGCGTCGGTGCCGGAGGCGGAGTGGGAGGGAGAAGTCCGCAAGCGCCGACTGCTGCTCCTCGGCTCCCTGGCCCGCACCGTCCTCGGCCGCGACCTGCTGCCCATGGAGCACACCGTCCTCGACGTCGCACTCGACGCCGCGGTAACCCGGGCGACCGACTCCGGCCGCCCGCCGCTTCTCGGCGACGTCGCCCACGCGCTCGCCGACGGGCCCGGCCTCGAACTGGCCGGCGGCCTGCTGTCCGGACGCCTCGGGGATGCCGCCCGCGACCTCGCCCACGCCATGCGGCGCCTGGTCTTCGGCGACCTGGCCGGCATGTTCGACGCTCCTTCCACCACGGTCTTCGACCCATACCGGCCGATGCTGTCCATCGACCTCTCGCGCCTGGGCGGCACTGACGACGCCGCACTCGTCCTGGCCATGACCTGCGCGTCGGCATGGATGGAAGCCGCTCTCACCGACCCCCACGGCGGCCGGCGGTGGGTGGTCTACGACGAGGCGTGGCGCCTGATGCGCCACCCGGCCCTCCTCATGCGCATGCAGGCCCAGTGGAAGCTCTCGCGCGGCCTGGGCATCGCCAACCTGATGGTCATCCACCGCCTGTCCGACCTGCTCTCCGCCGGCGATGCCGGCAGCCAGAGCCGCGCGCTGGCCGAGGGCCTCCTCGCTGACTGCAGCACCCGCGTGATCTACCGCCAGGAGACCGACCAGCTCGCAGCAGCCGCTGGCCTGCTCGGCCTGACCTCCGTCGAGACCGGGGCTCTGTCCCACCTCACCCGCGGGCGCGGCCTGTGGAAAGTCGCCGGACGCTCGTTCGTCGTCCAGCACCAACTCCACCCGGCCGAACTGCAGCTGTTCGACACCGACGCCCGCATGCACTGA
- a CDS encoding DUF6238 family protein yields MSPDDRPGGPTTGDAHPFLRAATAGLRHHTRTQAPDEAARPADRPHLDTLHAHLTALHRLVDQLAEHTRPERPAAGRQLATAHTRLWQAADSVHAAFHLLPADDGECRPERLPAGPPVLTICQRHLAAVHAVRRKTTAADLAS; encoded by the coding sequence ATGTCCCCCGACGACCGCCCCGGTGGCCCGACCACCGGCGACGCGCACCCGTTCCTGCGGGCAGCCACCGCCGGCCTGCGCCACCACACCCGCACCCAGGCGCCGGACGAGGCCGCCAGGCCAGCCGACCGGCCCCACCTCGACACCCTCCACGCCCACCTCACCGCCCTGCACCGCCTGGTCGACCAGCTCGCCGAGCACACCCGCCCCGAACGGCCCGCCGCCGGACGGCAACTGGCCACCGCGCACACCCGCCTGTGGCAGGCCGCCGACTCCGTCCACGCCGCATTCCACCTGCTGCCCGCCGACGACGGCGAGTGCCGCCCCGAGCGGCTCCCCGCAGGACCACCGGTCCTGACCATCTGCCAGCGCCACCTCGCCGCCGTCCACGCCGTACGGCGCAAGACCACCGCCGCCGACCTCGCGTCCTGA
- a CDS encoding SCO6880 family protein, producing the protein MSSEVLPLTVKFPTRSRRGILLGLTLPQLVLVSSALALLLVTVVAAGLVGAITLTPLWIATAVLVGVRREGRSLIDWAPLVARYTHRRRTGQTLWRARPVSRPKVEGLLHLPGATASLRVATADSGAAAVHDPHGQTLTAVARVSSRAFALLDPATQNSNVAAWGRALAGIARTGHVATVQVLERTVPDSGDSLARHWAEHGNPEAPVAGQIYSALVDSAGPAAAPHEAYLAIALDLKAAKRLISQAGGGLGGAFTVMEQTTAAIAQAARTAGLTVTGWLGAREIAAVLRTAYDPAATARLQQWSSTGRAEADPGATGPVAQVEEPDRLITDSARHATYWIENWPRTETNAGFLHGLMFSTGVRRVFSLIYAPQGIESALRDVQRRKAAIIADASERQRRGQVDSEADSVEYADVKIREKQLISGHADVALTGLLTVSADTDQALDAACAQIETAAASAQVDLRRLKFQQADAFTASALPLARHTL; encoded by the coding sequence GTGTCCTCCGAAGTCCTCCCGCTCACCGTCAAGTTCCCCACCAGGTCCCGGCGGGGCATTCTGCTCGGCCTGACCCTCCCCCAGCTCGTCCTCGTCTCCTCGGCGCTCGCGCTGCTCCTGGTCACCGTCGTGGCCGCGGGTCTGGTTGGTGCCATCACCCTGACGCCCCTCTGGATCGCCACCGCAGTCCTGGTCGGTGTGCGGCGCGAAGGCCGGTCCCTGATCGACTGGGCCCCGCTCGTCGCCCGCTACACGCACCGCCGCCGCACAGGACAGACCCTGTGGCGGGCCCGCCCCGTTTCCCGACCGAAGGTCGAAGGGCTCCTGCACCTGCCCGGCGCGACCGCCTCGCTGCGAGTCGCCACCGCCGACTCCGGCGCCGCCGCCGTCCACGACCCCCACGGCCAGACCCTGACCGCCGTCGCCCGCGTCAGCTCCCGCGCCTTCGCGCTGCTCGACCCGGCCACCCAGAACTCCAACGTCGCCGCATGGGGCCGGGCCCTCGCCGGCATCGCCCGCACCGGGCACGTCGCCACCGTCCAGGTGCTGGAGCGCACGGTGCCCGACTCCGGCGACAGCCTCGCCCGCCACTGGGCCGAGCACGGCAACCCCGAGGCTCCCGTCGCCGGGCAGATCTACTCCGCACTCGTCGACTCCGCAGGCCCGGCCGCCGCCCCGCACGAGGCGTACCTGGCCATCGCGTTGGACCTGAAGGCCGCCAAGCGCCTGATCAGCCAGGCCGGCGGGGGCCTCGGCGGGGCCTTCACCGTCATGGAGCAGACCACCGCGGCCATCGCCCAGGCTGCCCGCACCGCTGGCCTCACCGTCACCGGGTGGCTCGGCGCCCGCGAGATCGCCGCTGTGCTGCGCACCGCCTACGACCCGGCCGCCACCGCCCGCCTGCAGCAGTGGTCCTCCACCGGCCGGGCCGAGGCCGACCCGGGTGCCACCGGGCCGGTCGCCCAGGTCGAGGAGCCAGACCGGCTGATCACCGACAGCGCCCGGCACGCCACGTACTGGATCGAGAACTGGCCCCGCACCGAGACGAACGCCGGCTTCCTGCACGGGCTGATGTTCAGCACGGGCGTCCGCCGCGTCTTCTCCCTTATATACGCACCCCAGGGCATCGAGTCCGCCCTGCGCGACGTGCAGCGCCGCAAGGCCGCGATCATCGCGGACGCCTCAGAGCGCCAGCGCCGGGGCCAGGTCGACTCCGAGGCCGACAGCGTCGAGTACGCCGACGTCAAGATCCGCGAGAAGCAGCTCATCTCCGGCCACGCCGATGTCGCCCTCACCGGATTGCTCACGGTCTCCGCCGACACCGACCAGGCCCTCGACGCCGCCTGCGCCCAGATCGAGACCGCCGCCGCCAGCGCCCAAGTCGACCTCCGACGCCTCAAGTTCCAGCAGGCCGACGCCTTCACCGCCAGCGCTCTTCCGCTCGCCCGCCACACCCTCTGA
- a CDS encoding SCO6881 family protein → MGFCDLPLAGSICDVGDAIDFASDPVGAIGDWMVQSAGDVAAAAADLAAKAIDRTTSIDLGAAWFRDNYETILPIGLVVLVATFCAQLVRAAIKRDGQALVQALTGTASGVLFAFCAITFTTVAIEVVDALSDGLFAAAGTDISSAVRRIVKVSQIGAVAGLGWLVAVVAALASAVGAFLFWCVMMVRKVGILILVTLAVFAGAGGGWEVARRWRRGWIEATATLVVSKLLMTIIFVLGISALGNADSKDGVAALADVAAGMVIMLLVLLCPYMVFKFVHWASEGTDGEAIHRAGGAGASMARQHAENAGRKAAAAAATAGTGGAAAAGAGATGGAQAAGGGGFPGDIAANPTGGMSMDKGGSDDSSGGGLQDLLQQAGPPQSQNASPANGQDGGVPSWSGGSTDTAGAGQQTGWDHGVPSDPMPPAHGSPSTSDGAAQPGSPAGL, encoded by the coding sequence GTGGGCTTCTGTGACCTGCCCCTCGCCGGTTCCATCTGCGACGTAGGCGACGCGATCGACTTCGCTTCCGATCCCGTCGGCGCGATCGGGGACTGGATGGTCCAGAGCGCCGGCGACGTCGCCGCCGCGGCGGCCGACCTCGCCGCCAAGGCCATCGACCGCACCACCAGCATCGACCTCGGTGCGGCCTGGTTCCGCGACAACTACGAGACCATCCTCCCCATCGGCCTCGTCGTGCTCGTCGCCACCTTCTGCGCCCAGCTCGTCAGAGCCGCCATCAAACGAGACGGCCAAGCCCTCGTCCAGGCTCTGACCGGCACCGCCTCGGGCGTGCTGTTCGCGTTCTGCGCGATCACCTTCACCACCGTGGCCATCGAGGTCGTCGACGCCCTGTCCGACGGGCTGTTCGCCGCGGCCGGCACCGACATCTCCTCCGCGGTCCGCAGAATCGTCAAGGTCTCCCAGATCGGTGCCGTCGCCGGACTGGGCTGGCTGGTCGCCGTCGTCGCGGCCCTCGCGAGCGCGGTCGGAGCGTTCCTGTTCTGGTGCGTGATGATGGTCCGCAAGGTGGGCATCCTCATCCTGGTCACGCTCGCGGTCTTCGCGGGAGCAGGCGGCGGGTGGGAGGTCGCCCGACGCTGGCGCCGTGGCTGGATCGAGGCCACCGCCACCCTCGTCGTCTCCAAGCTGCTGATGACGATCATCTTCGTGCTCGGCATCTCCGCGCTCGGCAACGCCGACAGCAAGGACGGAGTGGCCGCCCTCGCGGACGTCGCGGCAGGCATGGTGATCATGCTGCTCGTCCTCCTCTGCCCCTACATGGTCTTCAAGTTCGTGCACTGGGCGTCCGAGGGAACCGACGGCGAGGCGATCCACCGCGCCGGTGGCGCCGGAGCGTCGATGGCCCGCCAGCACGCCGAGAACGCCGGACGCAAGGCCGCAGCAGCAGCCGCGACCGCCGGAACCGGCGGCGCTGCGGCAGCCGGCGCCGGAGCGACTGGTGGGGCCCAGGCCGCCGGCGGTGGAGGATTCCCCGGCGACATCGCCGCCAACCCGACAGGCGGGATGAGCATGGACAAGGGCGGCTCGGACGACTCCTCCGGCGGTGGTCTGCAGGATCTGCTGCAGCAGGCCGGGCCCCCGCAGTCCCAGAACGCTTCCCCTGCCAACGGCCAGGACGGCGGCGTGCCGAGCTGGAGCGGAGGCAGCACGGACACCGCTGGTGCCGGGCAGCAGACCGGCTGGGACCACGGTGTCCCGTCCGACCCGATGCCTCCGGCCCACGGCTCGCCGTCCACGAGCGACGGTGCCGCACAGCCCGGCTCTCCGGCCGGCCTGTAG
- a CDS encoding flagellar basal body-associated FliL family protein: protein MRKRSLDAIGIGWRPSRRLLVVIGALAVLLVLAGAVAWWTGNGKHAGDTPPKPAPSVSDSPTGASPTRSAAGDRTPAVPGPSPISDPLAFARASAVMLWTFDARTTSHAEQLAGMRAWMTPESAYADWDSVQSQVPDPVLWSRLKDNGQHATATVSEAHFPSAFKQALTDDPAAITQAYIYAVTVRGKTQLAWTGGGSGAEDRQITLAVQCRPGTDCRLVAIAPRVAP from the coding sequence ATGCGGAAACGTTCCCTCGATGCGATCGGCATCGGCTGGCGGCCTTCCCGCCGCCTGCTCGTCGTGATCGGTGCTCTGGCCGTCCTGCTCGTTCTGGCCGGAGCGGTCGCCTGGTGGACGGGCAACGGCAAGCACGCCGGTGACACGCCGCCGAAGCCGGCCCCGTCCGTCTCGGACTCGCCCACCGGCGCTTCTCCCACCCGATCGGCCGCGGGTGACCGCACGCCGGCCGTGCCGGGGCCGTCGCCGATCTCCGACCCGCTCGCCTTCGCCCGGGCCAGTGCGGTGATGCTGTGGACCTTCGACGCCCGCACCACCAGCCACGCCGAGCAGCTCGCCGGCATGCGCGCCTGGATGACGCCGGAGTCCGCGTACGCGGACTGGGACTCCGTCCAGTCCCAGGTCCCCGACCCGGTGCTGTGGTCGCGACTGAAGGACAACGGCCAGCACGCCACCGCCACCGTCTCCGAGGCGCACTTCCCCTCAGCGTTCAAGCAAGCCCTCACCGACGACCCGGCCGCGATCACACAGGCGTACATCTACGCCGTCACAGTCCGCGGCAAGACGCAGCTCGCCTGGACGGGCGGCGGGTCCGGGGCTGAGGACCGGCAGATCACGCTCGCCGTCCAGTGCCGGCCCGGCACGGACTGCCGCCTGGTTGCCATCGCCCCGCGCGTCGCCCCGTAG
- a CDS encoding DUF6112 family protein — protein sequence MLAFDPGVSPKGGGLPGLEVLRTVVNSINLFGIVAVVGALAVSLGVWAWGHHSGGHQAEANGKKGAIVSAGAALGLGAANGIVAFFSALGSQVR from the coding sequence CTGCTCGCCTTCGACCCCGGAGTCTCACCGAAGGGCGGCGGTCTGCCGGGCCTCGAAGTCCTGCGCACCGTCGTGAACAGCATCAATCTGTTCGGCATCGTGGCCGTGGTCGGCGCACTCGCCGTCAGCCTCGGTGTGTGGGCCTGGGGCCACCACAGCGGTGGCCACCAGGCCGAGGCCAACGGGAAGAAGGGCGCGATCGTCAGCGCCGGCGCCGCCCTCGGGCTGGGCGCCGCCAACGGGATCGTGGCGTTCTTCTCCGCCCTCGGTTCTCAGGTCCGCTGA
- a CDS encoding C40 family peptidase has protein sequence MKGIAATIGVLCLSPLLLAGTAVVAAAGDSSATTTASCDAAPVDTAAVQQQVAAVLGGSGAKDLHIAGLELPDEQIPHARTIVATGITLGVPERGQVVALATAIQESRLRNLAYGDRDSLGLFQQRPSQGWGSPAQIRDPVYASTKFYKGLLKVAGWQQMTITQAAQAVQLSGFPDAYAQWETLARALQKAIVPTLKTPGRPAGDGPDRPADSCSPLDDGNAIGPIPEGAVPKGYAIPGDADPRAKRALTWAMHQLGTLYQWGGTCRAPHGPDPMGRCDCSSLTQQAYKAAGVTLTRTTYTQIGEGRAVALGQLRPGDLVFSRGTPARPEHVGLYAGHGLVIEAPRTGKPVRFTALADYAAHSARRVL, from the coding sequence GTGAAGGGCATCGCCGCCACGATCGGCGTGCTCTGCCTGTCCCCACTACTCCTTGCCGGCACGGCCGTCGTCGCCGCGGCCGGCGACTCCTCGGCCACCACCACGGCCTCGTGCGACGCCGCCCCGGTCGACACCGCCGCTGTCCAGCAGCAGGTCGCCGCCGTACTCGGCGGCTCCGGCGCCAAGGACCTGCACATCGCGGGCCTCGAACTGCCCGACGAGCAGATCCCCCACGCCCGCACCATCGTCGCCACCGGCATCACCCTCGGCGTCCCCGAACGCGGCCAAGTCGTCGCGCTGGCCACCGCGATCCAGGAATCCCGCCTGCGCAACCTCGCCTACGGCGACCGTGACTCACTCGGCCTGTTCCAGCAACGGCCCAGCCAGGGCTGGGGCTCCCCCGCACAGATCCGAGACCCCGTGTACGCCAGCACGAAGTTCTACAAGGGCCTGCTGAAGGTCGCCGGCTGGCAGCAGATGACGATCACCCAGGCCGCGCAGGCGGTCCAGCTCTCCGGCTTCCCCGATGCCTACGCGCAATGGGAGACGCTCGCCCGGGCCCTGCAGAAGGCCATCGTCCCCACCCTCAAGACGCCCGGCCGCCCCGCGGGCGACGGGCCCGATCGGCCGGCCGACTCCTGCTCCCCGCTCGACGACGGCAACGCGATCGGCCCGATCCCCGAAGGCGCCGTCCCCAAGGGCTATGCGATCCCCGGTGACGCCGACCCCCGCGCAAAGAGGGCCCTCACCTGGGCGATGCACCAGCTCGGCACCCTGTACCAGTGGGGCGGCACCTGCCGCGCACCCCACGGGCCGGACCCGATGGGCCGCTGCGACTGCAGCTCGCTGACCCAGCAGGCGTACAAGGCCGCAGGCGTCACCCTGACCCGTACCACGTACACACAGATCGGCGAGGGCCGCGCCGTCGCACTGGGCCAACTTCGCCCTGGAGATCTGGTGTTCAGCCGAGGTACACCGGCCCGGCCCGAGCATGTCGGCCTGTATGCCGGCCACGGCCTCGTCATCGAGGCTCCGCGCACCGGCAAGCCGGTCCGGTTCACGGCGCTCGCCGACTACGCCGCCCACAGCGCGCGCCGGGTCCTGTGA
- a CDS encoding DNA-methyltransferase: MSFSLHQGDALSVLTTLPDGCADSVITDPPYNSGGRTAKERTSRSARQKYVSADAQHALPDFTGENMDQRSYTLWLTQLMTEAHRATKTGGTALLFTDWRQLPATTDALQAAGWLWLGVLTWHKPQARPQKGKFRQDCEFIVWGAKGRIDAAANPVYLPGLYSASQPSGKERRHITQKPVSVMRELVKICPPGGTVLDFCAGSGSTGVAALLEGRQFIGIEKTKEYAAVAADRLTDTVQQTTSQEDFALTA; the protein is encoded by the coding sequence TTGTCGTTTTCCCTTCACCAGGGCGACGCCCTGAGCGTCCTGACGACCCTGCCCGACGGCTGTGCCGACTCCGTCATCACCGACCCGCCGTACAACTCGGGCGGCCGGACCGCGAAGGAGCGCACTAGCCGCTCAGCCCGGCAGAAGTACGTCTCGGCAGACGCCCAGCACGCGCTGCCGGACTTCACCGGCGAAAACATGGACCAGCGCTCGTACACCCTCTGGCTGACGCAGCTCATGACCGAGGCTCACCGCGCCACGAAGACCGGTGGCACGGCGCTGCTGTTCACCGACTGGCGCCAGCTCCCGGCGACCACGGACGCTCTCCAGGCCGCCGGCTGGCTGTGGCTCGGCGTCTTGACCTGGCACAAGCCGCAGGCTCGCCCGCAGAAGGGCAAGTTCCGGCAGGACTGTGAGTTCATCGTCTGGGGAGCGAAGGGCAGGATCGACGCCGCCGCCAACCCGGTCTACCTGCCCGGCCTCTACAGCGCCTCGCAGCCCTCGGGCAAGGAGCGCCGGCACATCACCCAGAAGCCGGTCTCCGTGATGCGCGAGCTGGTCAAGATCTGCCCGCCGGGAGGAACGGTCCTGGACTTCTGTGCCGGATCCGGCTCCACCGGAGTGGCCGCGCTACTCGAAGGACGGCAGTTCATCGGCATCGAGAAGACCAAGGAATACGCCGCGGTCGCCGCCGATCGGCTGACTGACACCGTCCAGCAGACCACGTCACAGGAGGACTTCGCCCTCACTGCCTGA
- a CDS encoding DUF4913 domain-containing protein has protein sequence MSESPQTRVGGEMEPVRLPDADLESIEASVRKLLDRSAEQARMIDSLAAAPSADPRSAGMPYAGIPGIPAFIPPAPPPEPKPILELEGEEFEDELAALTDWVDDHLMDVYGAEITTAAPWCPQWQEHLDVVAWLHALWMAYQQHKDPEAGPSGMFVWHRDFLTHAMAHVRGAGGPLSACQTDPDRPEHRLLRAPGPSARSIAREAEAQQEGDASASPQDDIGLAP, from the coding sequence GTGTCCGAATCCCCCCAGACCCGCGTCGGCGGGGAAATGGAACCGGTCCGTCTTCCCGACGCCGACCTCGAATCCATCGAGGCGTCCGTGCGGAAACTTCTGGACCGGTCTGCCGAACAGGCCCGCATGATCGACAGCCTGGCCGCCGCGCCTTCAGCCGATCCGCGGAGTGCGGGCATGCCGTACGCCGGGATTCCCGGCATACCGGCCTTCATCCCACCGGCCCCGCCGCCCGAGCCCAAGCCCATCCTGGAACTGGAGGGCGAGGAGTTCGAGGACGAGCTGGCCGCCCTGACCGACTGGGTCGACGACCACCTCATGGACGTCTACGGCGCCGAGATCACCACCGCCGCGCCCTGGTGCCCGCAGTGGCAGGAGCACCTCGACGTCGTGGCCTGGCTGCACGCCCTGTGGATGGCCTACCAGCAGCACAAGGACCCCGAGGCCGGGCCCAGCGGGATGTTCGTCTGGCACCGCGACTTCCTCACCCACGCCATGGCCCACGTCCGCGGGGCCGGCGGGCCGCTCAGCGCCTGCCAGACCGACCCCGACCGGCCCGAGCACCGCCTCCTGCGCGCCCCCGGTCCCTCCGCGCGGTCGATCGCCCGCGAGGCCGAGGCACAGCAGGAGGGCGACGCCTCCGCCTCCCCGCAGGACGACATCGGGCTCGCGCCGTGA
- a CDS encoding type II toxin-antitoxin system RelE family toxin — MTPPPAYGLSFNPQALTDLRALPRDIRDRALGLIEDVVRARVTGGSLTGELREYRKLYLGERSEWRIVYRLQNAPPGSHHHHEAHVVAIRPRARQDIYDTVRARVHRPRPAVGPRAHAARTLPPQMQGRKPPSARPDASTAMTPAAWRPADLFTSPKPDTDPKGNRR, encoded by the coding sequence GTGACGCCGCCGCCGGCGTACGGGCTGTCGTTCAACCCTCAGGCGCTGACCGACCTGCGGGCACTCCCACGAGACATCCGCGACCGGGCCCTGGGCCTCATCGAGGACGTCGTCCGGGCCCGCGTCACCGGTGGCTCGCTCACCGGCGAGCTGCGCGAATACCGGAAGCTCTACCTGGGCGAGAGGTCCGAGTGGCGGATCGTCTACCGCCTCCAAAACGCCCCGCCCGGTTCCCATCACCACCACGAGGCGCACGTGGTCGCCATCCGACCCCGAGCTCGGCAGGACATCTACGACACCGTCCGCGCCCGCGTGCACCGCCCACGCCCCGCGGTCGGCCCCCGCGCCCATGCGGCTCGCACCCTCCCGCCCCAGATGCAGGGCCGTAAGCCACCGTCCGCCAGGCCCGACGCCTCCACGGCAATGACGCCCGCGGCCTGGCGGCCTGCGGACCTGTTCACCTCGCCTAAGCCCGACACCGACCCGAAGGGGAACCGACGTTGA